The sequence AGCAAGATTCAGGGAAGGATTTAAAAACAATTGATCCTCTTCCATTACCTTTTTCAGGAGAGGCACAGCTGTATCGATCAATTGAGACTCCAATGGGGCAGGGGTGGCCTTCACCTCCCGCACCGGCATCAGCAATCCTTTTATGCCTAAAAAGTACACCAATACCACCATCGGAATATACACAGGGTACCAATCTACCGCATTCAACACATAATCAGTCAGTTGTGGAATGATATAGGGAATCAGATACAGTAGCCAGACTGCCTGAAACCCCATGAACGCCCCTGTAAACTGCTTCATCCACTGCAACCGGTCCTTATGCAGGTTGAACCTTTCCAGATAACGATAGGAAAGAAACAGGTAAATAGTGATCGACAACCAGCGGGGAATATCCGAATACACATTATAAGTATCAATAAAGAGCGCCCATGGGCGATTATTGTTCACAATTACCCCGGAAACTACCCCTACTACATAGATCACTGCCGTTACCTGGGGAACCACATCCACCACCACCGGCCAGAAATGCCGGCGATACCGCTGCGTAACCCGGAAATCCGGGTCGGTCACTGATCTGACATAGAAATACAAAAATGGTCCGATGGGCATAATGATGATCAGGGGTACAAAATTTAACATAAACCCAATCGGGATAGGTAACGAGGATAAATTGCCCAGGTACATATTCAGACAAGCCAGGGTAATACACAGGATCAATCCCCCCAGCCACTGATTGGCGTACTTATTTTTAGAAGAATAGAAGAGAAATCCGCACATAATGAACCCTTGCAGGGTTCCCAGCAACATCAATGTATTGAACGCAAAGTGCATGGAATCAGGTTAAACAACCTGAAAATAAATAATTTTTTCCG is a genomic window of Chitinophaga sp. LS1 containing:
- a CDS encoding helix-turn-helix domain-containing protein; its protein translation is MHFAFNTLMLLGTLQGFIMCGFLFYSSKNKYANQWLGGLILCITLACLNMYLGNLSSLPIPIGFMLNFVPLIIIMPIGPFLYFYVRSVTDPDFRVTQRYRRHFWPVVVDVVPQVTAVIYVVGVVSGVIVNNNRPWALFIDTYNVYSDIPRWLSITIYLFLSYRYLERFNLHKDRLQWMKQFTGAFMGFQAVWLLYLIPYIIPQLTDYVLNAVDWYPVYIPMVVLVYFLGIKGLLMPVREVKATPAPLESQLIDTAVPLLKKVMEEDQLFLNPSLNLALLSKHTGLPAKTISTVLNQHLNKSFNEFVNNYRIEAFKEKVSDPSFEHLTIMGLALDCGFNSLPTFQRAFKNRMGMSPKEYIKMNDQIRI